From one bacterium genomic stretch:
- a CDS encoding WD40 repeat domain-containing protein, translating into GRLIQRLEGHTGRVFSVAISPDGAMLASGSDDEIICLWETKTDRLIQRLEGHTNWVRSVAFSPDGNILASGSDDRTICLWETKTGRLIQRLEGHTGWVWSVVISPDGRILISGSDDGTIRFFRISDGKEIIAFAARDKDWVSFTPEGYYIGEGNFGRFFSLVDKIVFYFVDDPIVSEEFNKPELVCNLLTG; encoded by the coding sequence GGCAGGCTTATCCAGAGATTAGAAGGGCATACAGGCAGGGTTTTCTCAGTAGCCATCAGTCCAGATGGAGCCATGCTTGCCTCAGGGTCAGATGATGAAATCATTTGTCTCTGGGAGACAAAGACGGACAGGCTTATCCAGAGATTAGAGGGGCATACAAATTGGGTTAGGTCAGTAGCTTTTAGCCCAGATGGAAATATCCTTGCCTCAGGGTCAGATGATAGAACCATTTGTCTCTGGGAGACAAAGACGGGCAGGCTTATCCAGAGATTAGAGGGGCATACAGGCTGGGTTTGGTCAGTAGTCATCAGTCCAGATGGCAGGATTCTTATCTCAGGGTCAGATGATGGGACTATTCGTTTCTTTAGAATCTCAGATGGGAAAGAAATCATTGCTTTTGCAGCAAGGGATAAAGATTGGGTCTCATTCACCCCTGAAGGATATTACATAGGAGAGGGTAATTTTGGCAGGTTCTTCTCTTTGGTAGATAAGATTGTCTTCTATTTCGTAGATGACCCAATTGTCAGTGAGGAATTCAATAAACCCGAGCTT
- a CDS encoding pentapeptide repeat-containing protein, translating into MSQHNDYVHSLVKKLIHGETIEYPEGEACFKVNWVNQLNPDGQEWTAGAELLFQAPSGDIGRQVSGGELLSHCRECRIDTSLHKLIAQLDLAMIGLIGKALKKHPDYERLERVKKSINLSSFLITEIINNEIIDLTPFTQIPKDFILEISETHPFDIKGISAFHTFKERLPAYKFSLDDLPVPGEDSLRRQAEIIKYLAWTKVDYLYFQDGFRSRWATLAQEIKEHLILARELGYDLVIEGIEPIGSASIDHVKKELLNIAREVDYHLLMQGYGIKWIEPPDKKREEEREYYKEIHSPFTTLIRNYYDWLGYKIEGEKDIFYAYRDKDPLGPGGGAIVGASPVINDLFLKRLKDVIDCYRNYQPRIYPVVVLPKGSPDEQINELRGKGVEIVKQKDLELGLLDTEKLTSWQKGIIERDENYPPEKYIKQKAKGSSIPVVDELYDFATSSGAGFLLLGGEFGIGKTFALRELYRRLASEYQENPEQRVPIFISLGEMERSKELTRLLDQHFRRAEIGFTDKSPDALLAMGGVLLLDALDELSLRIKPEELLELARNLTQLSGKDTKIILTCRSYLIEASSELKDTFLSRGKAIELGEFNEEEIIEFLGKYGREDPIGDCERLKENPLLWEMAKRPVFLHYFSYSFNEAIEAAKIGQKQVDVINRCIDQEIKRVIKKYSTTLSPDNIRQFDQNLALYLWRTKQVGIDEQSLKFQIVEFLPKYIPFDEATFRLINRVALLKRDTQGLWTFSHKAIQEFFLASCLKEEKDPIPLLSANLFSPEAGRFLFELLGEQKAKNLVEKLGETPGLFGKENTLILGAFLKKINLEGQDLSPIDLRGYNYNLQGANLKKAILVGKNLKGFNLREADLRGANLTGADLVGADLLGALIDGARFDYVRGWKAKTDKEMPGFGASWDREFKIEPVLEPSSYRTDEIIYSPDGRLLIAASEGGIIFFDSKINRAIRHIPSPANCIAISPDGNILASGSDDRTIRLWETETGRLIQRLEGHTSRVLSVAISPDGGMLASGAYDNTICLWETRTGRLIQRLEGHTGWVRSVAFSPDGENLASGSNDRTICLWEIRTGRLIQTLEGHKGPIFSVAFSPDGGKLASGSDDRTICLWEIRTGRLIQRLEGHTDSVFSVAFSPDGTILASGSYDNTICLWETRTARLIQRLEGHTDRVRSVAFSPDGTILASGSYDNTICLWETRTARLIQRLEGHTGRVFSVAISPDGAMLASGSDDRTICLWETKTGRLIQRLEGHTGRVFSVAISPDGAM; encoded by the coding sequence ATGAGCCAGCATAACGATTATGTCCATAGCCTGGTAAAAAAACTTATCCACGGAGAAACTATTGAATATCCAGAAGGAGAGGCTTGCTTTAAGGTCAACTGGGTTAATCAACTTAACCCAGATGGTCAGGAATGGACAGCAGGGGCAGAGCTATTATTTCAAGCACCATCCGGAGATATAGGTAGACAAGTAAGTGGTGGTGAGCTATTGTCCCATTGTCGTGAATGCCGGATAGATACATCCCTTCACAAACTAATTGCTCAACTTGATTTGGCAATGATTGGCTTAATCGGGAAGGCTTTAAAGAAGCATCCAGATTATGAAAGGCTTGAAAGGGTAAAAAAATCCATCAATCTCTCTTCTTTTCTCATTACAGAAATTATAAATAATGAAATAATTGACTTAACCCCATTTACTCAAATCCCAAAGGATTTTATCTTAGAGATTAGTGAAACCCATCCCTTTGATATAAAGGGCATTTCAGCTTTTCATACCTTTAAAGAGCGTCTTCCTGCTTACAAATTTAGCCTTGATGACCTCCCAGTTCCTGGAGAGGACTCTTTACGCAGGCAGGCAGAGATAATAAAGTATCTTGCCTGGACAAAGGTTGACTACCTCTATTTTCAAGATGGTTTCAGGTCGCGTTGGGCAACATTGGCTCAAGAGATTAAAGAACATCTTATTTTAGCCAGAGAATTAGGCTATGACTTGGTTATTGAAGGAATAGAACCCATTGGTTCTGCCTCTATTGACCATGTCAAAAAGGAACTCTTAAATATTGCCAGAGAGGTAGATTACCACCTTCTTATGCAGGGATATGGTATAAAATGGATTGAACCTCCTGATAAAAAAAGGGAAGAGGAGCGTGAATACTACAAAGAGATACATAGTCCATTTACCACTTTAATCCGCAATTATTATGATTGGCTTGGATATAAGATTGAGGGTGAAAAGGATATATTTTATGCCTATAGGGATAAAGACCCCCTAGGTCCAGGTGGAGGAGCAATTGTTGGAGCAAGCCCGGTAATTAATGATTTATTCCTTAAGCGCCTAAAGGATGTAATTGATTGCTACAGAAACTATCAGCCCAGAATCTATCCCGTAGTAGTCCTCCCTAAAGGAAGCCCTGATGAGCAAATAAATGAGTTAAGGGGAAAAGGGGTAGAAATAGTCAAGCAGAAGGATTTAGAGCTTGGTCTTTTAGATACAGAGAAATTAACCTCCTGGCAAAAAGGGATAATTGAAAGAGATGAAAATTATCCCCCAGAAAAATATATTAAGCAAAAGGCTAAAGGAAGTAGTATTCCAGTAGTAGATGAGCTTTATGATTTTGCTACCTCCTCTGGCGCAGGCTTCCTTCTTTTAGGTGGAGAGTTTGGCATAGGAAAGACATTTGCCCTCCGTGAGCTTTATCGCAGGCTTGCAAGTGAATATCAGGAAAATCCTGAGCAAAGGGTTCCTATCTTTATCTCCCTTGGGGAGATGGAGCGCTCAAAAGAACTCACCCGCCTCTTAGACCAGCACTTTCGTCGCGCTGAAATAGGATTTACTGACAAATCTCCTGATGCCCTATTAGCAATGGGAGGAGTCCTTCTCTTAGATGCCCTAGATGAGTTGAGCTTACGCATAAAGCCTGAAGAACTCTTAGAACTTGCCAGGAATCTAACCCAGTTATCTGGCAAAGATACAAAGATAATCCTTACCTGCCGGTCATATCTTATTGAAGCCTCAAGTGAGCTTAAAGATACCTTCTTAAGTAGGGGAAAAGCTATAGAGCTTGGCGAGTTTAATGAAGAAGAGATTATTGAGTTCCTAGGAAAATATGGCCGCGAAGACCCAATAGGAGATTGTGAAAGGCTCAAGGAAAATCCCCTTCTTTGGGAGATGGCAAAGCGACCTGTATTCCTGCACTATTTTTCTTACTCATTTAATGAGGCGATAGAAGCAGCTAAAATCGGACAAAAACAGGTGGATGTAATCAATCGCTGTATTGACCAGGAAATTAAGAGGGTTATAAAAAAGTATTCAACAACACTAAGTCCTGATAACATAAGACAATTTGACCAGAATCTTGCCCTCTATCTCTGGAGAACAAAACAAGTTGGAATTGATGAGCAAAGCCTTAAGTTTCAAATTGTTGAATTCTTACCCAAGTATATCCCTTTTGATGAGGCTACTTTTAGGCTTATCAATCGTGTTGCCTTGCTAAAGAGGGATACCCAAGGGCTATGGACATTTAGCCATAAGGCAATTCAGGAATTCTTTCTGGCTTCTTGCCTAAAAGAGGAGAAAGACCCTATCCCCTTACTCTCTGCTAACCTCTTCTCACCTGAGGCAGGAAGGTTTCTCTTTGAACTCTTAGGAGAACAAAAAGCAAAGAATTTGGTAGAAAAACTTGGGGAAACACCAGGCCTTTTTGGGAAAGAAAATACCTTAATCCTTGGGGCTTTTCTGAAAAAGATAAATCTTGAAGGGCAAGACCTTAGCCCTATTGATTTAAGAGGCTATAACTATAATCTTCAAGGTGCAAATCTAAAGAAGGCAATACTTGTAGGGAAAAATCTTAAGGGATTTAACCTAAGGGAAGCTGACCTAAGGGGAGCAAACTTAACTGGCGCTGACCTTGTAGGAGCTGACCTTCTGGGAGCCTTAATTGATGGGGCAAGATTTGATTATGTGCGGGGATGGAAGGCAAAAACCGATAAAGAGATGCCAGGATTTGGCGCATCCTGGGATAGAGAATTTAAGATAGAACCGGTGCTTGAGCCATCTTCTTATAGAACAGATGAAATTATCTACTCCCCGGATGGAAGGCTATTGATTGCCGCAAGCGAGGGAGGAATCATCTTTTTTGATTCAAAGATAAACCGGGCAATCCGTCACATTCCATCACCCGCTAATTGTATTGCCATCAGCCCAGATGGAAATATCCTTGCCTCAGGGTCAGATGATAGAACCATTCGTCTCTGGGAGACAGAGACTGGCAGGCTTATCCAGAGATTAGAGGGGCATACAAGCAGGGTTTTGTCAGTAGCCATAAGTCCAGATGGAGGGATGCTTGCCTCAGGGGCATATGATAACACCATTTGTCTCTGGGAGACAAGGACAGGCAGGCTTATCCAGAGATTAGAGGGGCATACAGGCTGGGTTAGGTCAGTAGCTTTTAGTCCAGATGGAGAGAATCTTGCCTCAGGATCAAATGATAGAACCATTTGTCTCTGGGAGATAAGGACAGGCAGGCTTATCCAGACCTTAGAGGGTCATAAAGGCCCGATTTTCTCAGTAGCTTTTAGTCCAGATGGAGGAAAGCTTGCCTCAGGGTCAGATGATAGAACCATTTGTCTCTGGGAGATAAGGACAGGCAGGCTTATCCAGAGATTAGAAGGCCATACAGACTCGGTTTTCTCAGTAGCTTTTAGCCCAGATGGAACCATCCTTGCCTCAGGGTCATATGATAACACCATTTGTCTCTGGGAGACAAGGACAGCCAGGCTTATCCAGAGATTGGAAGGCCATACAGACAGGGTTAGGTCAGTAGCTTTTAGCCCAGATGGAACCATCCTTGCCTCAGGGTCATATGATAACACCATTTGTCTCTGGGAGACAAGGACAGCCAGGCTTATCCAGAGATTAGAAGGGCATACAGGTAGGGTTTTCTCAGTAGCCATCAGTCCAGATGGAGCCATGCTTGCCTCAGGGTCAGATGATAGAACCATTTGTCTCTGGGAGACAAAGACGGGCAGGCTTATCCAGAGATTAGAAGGGCATACAGGCAGGGTTTTCTCAGTAGCCATCAGTCCAGATGGAGCCATGC